The genomic window catttttaatcaaaatacGGGGTCAGTCGTTGTGATTTCAGCTTATCATACAAAATGCCATATCTTCTtcgatcgaaaaaatatcCTATTGGTCCTTGTAAATATGATTTGAGTGAAGCGCCAATTTGTAGGACATGAAGCATGCAGCGTTTGGATGGAGATATCAAACCAGAAGAGCAACTGAAGTAAGTTACGCCGCTCAATCGTTATTGAattcatataaattattatttagtgTCTGAAGTACGGATTTTATTGATTGAAAACTACATAAATTGTCGCTTTGAATAAATGTGCTCTCAGTACTATGCAAACGTTCCGACTATTcggattaattaatatttattaaatgtaacaatttttttatctcagtGTGGTAGAATCTGATGGTTAGCTGCCGTATACAGAGGATACCTAGATGAACTAATCGTAAGTTCCGTCGCTCAGCTGACGCAGTATCGATAAGTAGGATGAAGTTGTGCCGAGGATCTGTAATGCGAACGTTGTTATTAGATGAGTTAACGATGAGTAGGTTCCTATTTTTTCTGTGAGTCGAACTTGCTTTATACCGAGTATGACTTTACTGACATTCATGAAGGACTGCAAAGATATGACGTGAAATTTTCCAGCGGTCAAAGAACAGGCGCGACGTGATCTCATCATGAGCATCATCAACCCCTTGCGGATGGACCGTCCTTCCTCAGTATCCGGTATCGTGTACCACTTCGCGCTGAATGCATAATTCGCAATTTCCATGCTTTGGGTGATTATCTCGTTGCAGGTCCATGTGAAAATTAGGGTCTGGGAGCAGGCGGCCAGCAGTTGTAACATGAATGCTTGACGTCTAACCTGTTGATAAAAATCTCTAAGAATTTGCTGTCAAACGTGACATCTCGTTCGATAAATCTGCGacgaattttcgaattaatttGACCATAACGTCAAAAGTGTTCACCTTACTTTGCACCTGACTCACCACAAAAGTTTGGAAGCCTGTCAGACATATTAATAAGCTGGAAAATCCCATCTGACAGAAAAGCATCGGGCTGAAGACGTACTCGAGTCTTTCGACGTAATTAATTAGGAACAAATGTTGTTTTACGCATTTCTTCAATTCGTCGTAACTCTGTGTACTGAGATCCGAGTGATTCTTCTTCACTCCAGCCGTCTCAATGTCGTTTTGcattctcaaaattttatttttgtcgaaGATTTCTCTCGGCAAATTAACATCTACCGTCTCAAAATAGTTCGTTTGACTCTCGTCATGCACGTGACTCGTACATTCGTCACACAACGTGTCCAATCTGTGCTGCAGTATTTTAAACTGACCAACGATGTGAATGTTTAATATACCCAACAAATTGTCGAAGCAGAAGAAACAAATTCCTGAGTGTATGATCGACAGGCactgcgaaaaaaaaacaacaactaATTCGATTGAATATATCTGCTCCGTGTCAATAATTTCCATCTCGATGAAACAGTTCTCAATGCTAGGAGTTGAGTAATCTTGATTTCAGACTGATGGAAATTGTTGTAAACTTTGTGCATACTTGAACAAAGTTACGATACCTGAATTGTGTAAGTAATCTCGTAATACGGTGTCACGGTTAAAGGCAAATGGACGTAAAGTCCGAACGGCAGTGCTCTATGAGTATCGTTTAGTCCACTGTATGCTGTTCAGTAATTATGAATCAGAAAAACGAATGTAATTTGTAAATCTACCTGAGCTTTACACTCACTTATAAGCGGCCTTGATATGTAAAAGACCGCTGTTCCTTGGACAGCAAATGCCAGATTGCACAGCAGAATGATACCCTTTCTTTCGCATTCGTTTAATACCTGCTCGCCAAAACTTTCGTATTTCACCTTCCAAAagtatttttcagaaaatatgaTTGCATCGATAATTGCATCTTTTCGCGCTATTGCGatcattaatttcaaaatcgcacTTAACAGCGTTATTGACAGTTGGATGTTTTCCATGATATCGTGAAACtggaaatacaaatttttagaaCGAAAAGATAACGCATTCTGATATGGAGATACACAcatatttgttttaaaatgTTGAATCCGGCAGCGATTTGTTATTCAGATAAGTCTATCatgtttcaacattttactACTCAGGTGCTTTTCCTTTGCGACAATTTATTTGTCAGTTCATTTTCACATTCCGAGGAGATTTTGTTTTACagctgaatttttattctatcatatttaccaattcaagaaaatttttccaatacgAACTTTTTATGCAACGAGAaacgttattttcaatttcgtatcTCTGAGGAAATTTCTGTATTGACCACCCGAAAATTATGTTTCGTTATTGATGTCTATGTTCAGCAAGTCTATTAAAGCAGCTAGCATTCTGATTAAGaagatatgaaattttcaatgatgctGACAATGGTGACGGGATAGTCAGAAAGTGATAATCCATCGTGGTGTAATTGCAACTGAATTCCTGTTTTCGAATaggattttcatttcttttttttttttcttaactatAAAATactattgaaataattatgacaATCTCCAATTTCAAGCGGTGAGAGatgaaggttgaaaaaaatattccccgATCACAATTTTGTGGAATGCTCGAACTTTCGTCCGATCTCGCAGAAATTCGACTTGAAATATGTAATTTCTAAATAGAAGTACTCGATAGAAATTTAGATGTAAGGAGTCAACTACTCTTAGAACCCTCACGAAGACGAACCAGAATAAATCCAAAACTTGATGCACTTTCAGACGCCGTTGCATCCTAACGTTAGAGCCAATCGTaaagaaacagaaatttttatagtCGACTCCCGGAACAACGTTTTTGGAGTGTGTGTTTGTAAATACAAAACGCCATCAACTGTCCAATGTTGTACTTACGTGAAGCTTTCCCCAAATATGATGCAAATCGATTAGGATGACGGCCATGGCAAAGACGAGAGCGGCTATTGTGTAAATCAGAGCCCCGTTCAGCATCCGTTTCTCACGACTCGTTTCAGCGTACCAAATTCCGAC from Neodiprion lecontei isolate iyNeoLeco1 chromosome 1, iyNeoLeco1.1, whole genome shotgun sequence includes these protein-coding regions:
- the LOC107226472 gene encoding odorant receptor 83a-like → MPSYLDSNITVKISRFYIKVVGIWYAETSREKRMLNGALIYTIAALVFAMAVILIDLHHIWGKLHFHDIMENIQLSITLLSAILKLMIAIARKDAIIDAIIFSEKYFWKVKYESFGEQVLNECERKGIILLCNLAFAVQGTAVFYISRPLITYSGLNDTHRALPFGLYVHLPLTVTPYYEITYTIQCLSIIHSGICFFCFDNLLGILNIHIVGQFKILQHRLDTLCDECTSHVHDESQTNYFETVDVNLPREIFDKNKILRMQNDIETAGVKKNHSDLSTQSYDELKKCVKQHLFLINYVERLEYVFSPMLFCQMGFSSLLICLTGFQTFVVRRQAFMLQLLAACSQTLIFTWTCNEIITQSMEIANYAFSAKWYTIPDTEEGRSIRKGLMMLMMRSRRACSLTAGKFHVISLQSFMNILGTTSSYLSILRQLSDGTYD